From the genome of Pirellulales bacterium, one region includes:
- a CDS encoding YdcF family protein, which translates to MLGFAIYLSSGWWLPAAGRWLDVSEPPRVVDYCLVLSGDFESRPFGAAALYRKGFIRHDIWLTHVVSADRFSPTGLDSDAAARRILTAVGVPVDRIAVLDGVCASTFDEAESLERMLIAHPEATVAVVTSDYHTRRSRWVFRHVLGERADRLQFISVPTDGFNAENWWTVEEGFAIYSKEFLKLPFYYVRYGWGFVWILLAAAAVAGLWAVRRVLRGGRDCGADKTAAERCNRGQA; encoded by the coding sequence GTGCTCGGGTTCGCAATTTACTTGAGCAGCGGTTGGTGGCTCCCCGCGGCGGGCCGCTGGCTTGATGTCAGTGAGCCGCCGCGGGTGGTCGACTACTGCCTGGTCCTGTCCGGCGATTTCGAGTCGCGGCCGTTCGGCGCCGCGGCGCTATATCGGAAGGGATTCATCCGCCACGACATTTGGCTTACGCACGTTGTCTCCGCGGATCGCTTTTCTCCCACGGGGCTAGATTCAGATGCCGCAGCGCGCCGAATTCTCACGGCCGTTGGCGTTCCCGTTGATCGCATCGCCGTGCTGGATGGCGTGTGTGCTTCGACGTTCGACGAAGCCGAATCGCTCGAGCGGATGTTGATTGCCCATCCGGAGGCAACCGTGGCGGTGGTCACGTCCGATTATCATACGCGCCGTAGCCGCTGGGTTTTTCGACACGTACTCGGTGAGCGGGCTGACCGCTTGCAATTCATCTCGGTGCCGACCGACGGTTTCAATGCCGAGAATTGGTGGACAGTTGAAGAGGGATTCGCGATCTATTCGAAGGAGTTTCTCAAGCTGCCGTTTTATTACGTCCGCTACGGCTGGGGATTCGTTTGGATCCTGCTCGCTGCGGCGGCCGTTGCCGGCCTGTGGGCTGTTCGCCGAGTCCTCCGCGGCGGACGGGATTGCGGGGCTGACAAGACGGCCGCCGAACGGTGCAACCGTGGTCAAGCTTGA
- a CDS encoding PEP-CTERM sorting domain-containing protein (PEP-CTERM proteins occur, often in large numbers, in the proteomes of bacteria that also encode an exosortase, a predicted intramembrane cysteine proteinase. The presence of a PEP-CTERM domain at a protein's C-terminus predicts cleavage within the sorting domain, followed by covalent anchoring to some some component of the (usually Gram-negative) cell surface. Many PEP-CTERM proteins exhibit an unusual sequence composition that includes large numbers of potential glycosylation sites. Expression of one such protein has been shown restore the ability of a bacterium to form floc, a type of biofilm.), with translation MSMLTSNPDSPNPVYSMLTWKSNELTLGAGFMPSFVTWTAQSAGQYVVSASFETGQPDTVTSAGLAAPLDSPGGFTLGSESAFVPYSTTIRVTAGDTVDLLAWDGTGSANESAGLRFQFSPVTASDSPDPVPEPSRVVALLLGLASMVVVGWLWDYRRRNRCVVSFK, from the coding sequence ATGTCCATGCTGACCTCCAATCCCGACTCACCCAACCCGGTTTACTCGATGCTCACCTGGAAATCGAACGAACTCACGTTGGGGGCCGGTTTCATGCCGTCGTTCGTCACTTGGACCGCTCAATCCGCGGGACAGTACGTGGTCAGCGCGTCCTTCGAGACGGGTCAGCCGGACACCGTCACGTCCGCGGGATTGGCCGCGCCGCTCGACAGCCCAGGGGGCTTTACTCTGGGATCTGAGAGCGCGTTCGTGCCTTACTCAACCACGATCCGAGTCACTGCCGGCGATACCGTTGACCTCTTGGCTTGGGATGGCACCGGCAGCGCCAACGAGTCGGCGGGGCTCAGATTCCAATTCTCCCCGGTGACCGCTTCCGATTCCCCCGATCCAGTTCCGGAGCCATCTCGGGTCGTTGCCCTGCTGTTGGGCCTCGCGAGCATGGTCGTCGTCGGCTGGTTGTGGGATTACCGCCGGCGAAATCGCTGTGTTGTCAGTTTCAAGTGA